A genomic segment from Mycosarcoma maydis chromosome 13, whole genome shotgun sequence encodes:
- a CDS encoding uncharacterized protein (related to acetylxylan esterase), with translation MRSVASYIAASLLMAAGCALCQGPPPPWPGGHQFIGQPPQAPVDPLSSSHWRPVSASSTRVGAIGAGAGIQPRPFGEPAGFAGSEASTGRGPLPGAYPFMGRAGRTPDASPGGIPSAQGGMMGGSVGGNAGSAMSDQLRLESDFPGKPTAAIMYTYVPSTFKKGNPVIVALHHCAGTGPGYFHEYADWPKMADKKGFLMIFPSSPGGTGNCWDVSSKASLEHNGGGDSQTIAEMLKFAIKKYSCSDKAYLVGHSSGAMLTQVMATTYPDLFVAAAAYSGVPSGCFSTQKAKGADWNSTCAGGTLNESLQYWVQQARNMYPGYKGQYPRMMLVHGDQDAVINFNNHREAVKQWCGLHDLNPETPDKKYPLPSQPNYEISVYGSSAVMAISAGHVTHDNPAKGMRLRGLSVLIRLKKPS, from the exons ATGCGCTCAGTAGCTTCGTACATAGCTGCGAGCTTGCTCATGGCTGCGGGTTGTGCCTTGTGCCAAGGCCCACCTCCTCCATGGCCTGGCGGTCATCAATTCATTGGTCAGCCGCCTCAAGCCCCTGTCGACCCTCTCTCTAGTAGCCACTGGAGACCAGTATCTGCATCCTCTACTCGCGTCGGAGCAATCGGCGCTGGCGCCGGCATACAACCCCGTCCCTTCGGTGAGCCAGCTGGTTTTGCTGGGTCGGAAGCCTCGACAGGACGTGGTCCACTTCCAGGCGCCTATCCGTTTATGGGAAGAGCTGGTAGAACTCCAGATGCATCTCCTGGCGGCATACCGAGTGCCCAAGGAGGCATGATGGGTGGATCCGTAGGCGGTAACGCAGGCTCTGCAATGTCTGACCAGCTTCGGCTCGAGTCTGACTTCCCAGGAAAGCCTACTGCTGCCATCATGTACACGTACGTTCCCAGTACGTTCAAGAAGGGGAACCCGGTTATCGTAGCTCTCCATCATTGCGCGGGTACAGGCCCTGGATACTTTCACGAATATGCTGACTGGCCCAAGATGGCAGACAAAAAGGGCTTCCTCATGATCTTCCCAAGCTCTCCTGGAGGTACAGGTAACTGTTGGGACGTCTCTTCGAAAGCCTCACTTGAGCACAATGGAGGTGGAGACAGTCAGACCATTGCCGAAATGCTCAAGTTCGCGATCAAAAAGTACAGCTGCAGTGACAAGGCGTACCTGGTCGGACACTCGAGTGGCGCAATGCTCACCCAAGTGATGGCAACGACCTATCCGGACTTGTTTGTCGCGGCCGCAGCCTACTCTGGTGTACCTTCTGGTTGTTTCTCCACACAAAAGGCAAAAGGAGCTGATTGGAATA GCACATGCGCTGGAGGTACTCTAAACGAGAGTCTTCAGTACTGGGTCCAACAAGCCAGGAACATGTATCCG GGATATAAGGGTCAGTATCCGAGAATGATGCTTGTTCACGGTGATCAGGATGCGGTCATCAACTTCAACAATCATCGCGAAGCCGTAAAACAGTGGTGTGGTCTCCACGATCTCAACCCCGAAACTCCCGACAAGAAGTACCCACTTCCGTCTCAGCCCAATTACGAGATTTCTGTGTACGGGTCTTCGGCAGTGATGGCCATTTCTGCAGGCCATGTCACCCACGACAACCCTGCCAAAGGTATGCGTCTTCGAGGTCTTTCTGTTCTCATCCGGCTGAAAAAACCCAGCTGA